The genomic stretch aaaatgaaGGCAAAGTCAACAAGGTACAGACATGCATTTATAAGCCTCAATGCAACCTGAACAAAGTGCAAGGTGTAGTATCATTGGGAACTTTTCCGTGACCAAGAGAAGTTAGCTCACCTTACATCATGCTATAAGTCAACTCAGTAAAACTTTATTTCTCTGTAGCTCTGAGAATGCGGCAAGAGCTCTTCCACCTCAATTCTAGAACTGAAATAGCCCATGTTTCTCCTCCTCTGGTGTACAATGTCAACCTCTGCCAAGAAAATACTGTACACCGGCCTATGGTCGGAGAAACGAGATTCTCCACGAACATAAGACAGTTGATTGAGGCCGTTACCATACCAGAGAATCCGATCACACCTGTTCATTCATTAGCAAGTTATAAAAAGAATAAGACCTTCAGATAAAAAACGCAGCAAAACATTTAAGTGTTGTCTACGTAATATTAACTAAAGAAAACTACCATGCTGGTGTTCTCCTCTTTTCTTTGGGGTGCATACCCTCTCCAGCATACCGATCTGAGTTGAATGAATATTTGTATGTGGGAGGAAAATATATCCTTCCTTCTTTCCAACCTTGGAAAACTCGTCCATACCTTTGTTGCATGCGGAGCTGTTTCATAAGAGGTAAACTCACAGGTTTGTCACAGCCTTCATaaaaccaaaaagaaaagggggacaGGTAGAAGGGGTAACAACATAGAATTCATTTTCAATCCTTTTATGATGAAACAACTTCATGTTCCAATTTTATTGATTGCTAAAGTATATTTGAGAACCTCTACAACGGAACAGACATTTGCAGTAAAACTGAAATGAATACTATTGAAAGAGGACCGCAAAGTACCTGATCTTTCTCCAATAATTGCTTCCAGTTATGCATTTCCACAAGAGCTTTTGCCGAACAGTACGACAGGGCAATCCGATAATTCAAATCCCCAAGCCATATAATACGACTGCAATTTGTAATTGGGTGCATAAACAGTTAAAAACAAGTCTGCACTGGCTTCTATATTAATCTGCTGAGGGACACGAATAAAGCCTTACTCATGCTCAAGAATTGTTTCAGGTGACTTAACATCACCAGAACCACGAACCCGAGGGAATCTGGTCTTCCTTAAAATTTCCAGAACATCGGAATTCCTGCGCAGTTCATCACCTTCCTTTTCCCCTGAGGTCAAATGACAACAGATGAAGCAGAAGCTTGTCTGGTGCAAAGACATGCTTATTGAAATTGAACCCTGCAATAATAGAGAGAATCTTACAAGAAGAAATTTATGAAATTGACAAAGACCAAAATATCATAGTGAGGGATATCTACATGATTATTAATTATATGTTACCTTATTCCCAAGATAGCCCATCAATCCTCTGCCGACACAAGAAACTTTCAAGTTTCTCACATCGTCTCTTATTTCATTGCGTACCCAAACTGTGAGAAATATGCCAACCATTTGTTTGCTGGCAACTAAGCAATACCTGAAGAGCCAAATGTACATTCAATGAGTTAGTTCACAGGACTCAAGAAGCATAAATACGTGGTGCAGTATAATGCCTTATTAATTATTCACAATACCTAGAGCTGTTTGATTGCTCATCATTCTGTTCAGAAGGTGCAGATGCAGTGTAGCTATGAGGGAATGGTGAAAATTGCGCAGCATCGCTCACTTCCATATCTATAATCTCCTCATCAGGTGATCCAGGGCATCTCAAATTTCCATCAAAATCGCTAGGTCTGCCTCCCAAGTTGACTGGATCGCAAACGCTAAACCTGCGATCCAGTCTTGGCTGTGGGAACATGTAGTCCCCATCCATTCTTAAACTACGGCTGAGGTTGTGGAACGACCGCCGGTGGAAGAAAGGAAAATTCTCCTGCCTTCTCGCAGACCCCTCAAAATCAGCATCTAATTctacaactggatccaggaccgGTGAAGGGGTATGATAGCCACCACAACCACTAGCTCCAGGATTCTTGTTCAGTGTACGCCTGATAAGGGACACCCATTTCTTGGCTGGAAGGTTATCTTCAGTGCCAAGAACGTTTCCAGCATTCAAGGGAACAATCTCCTGAAACCTATCAAAGATTGAAATATCAAATTAATTGAAATGGCCTAAAATAACTACGATCTAAATTAAGAGAGATATCAGCAGGAAAGGCCATCCAACACACACCCTAGTACATAGATATCGGCAGGAGGAGAGGTATGGAGCCATTCATCTAAATTCAGCCCCCTTGGTGGTGACTTACCACCGACATTCCACGTCGCAGCAAAGATCCTACATGCAAAATGGACAATCGAATGATGAATCAGATTACCTATAGCATATTGTTGCACAGTCAAATTGCAAGGCAATATGGATAATGATTAAAGGACAGAATATTCTGAACAATCTACTAAACTGATTTTTTTAAATTACAAACAGACATGATGGCCCTAGAAGATAAACACACATGGTGAATCAATGGTACCTGTAATCTTGGACTTCAGTCAGGCGTGCTACATCGAAATTATTCTTCCCTCGGCGAGCGCGTTCGGCACTCCGCTTGGATGATGACCGGTCTACAGGCCCACAAGGAACAACATGCGAGAGCAATCATTTAACATGGCAGAAGAAAAGAGATGATGCAGAACAAAGATTGAAAGTAGCTTAACAAAGTGGAACTGAGCAGCAGTCAGCAGCTGTGGTGGGGAAAGAAAGCTGCATCTCTGGAGCTGCAgtaagagaaagagagagggtgTGTGGTCCAGATGGTTCATTGCACCATACCAGTTCTGCTTTTCTTGGCCGTGCTTGCACTTGCTTCGCTCGCGGAGCACCTGGGCCTCCATGATCCACCACCTCCATCCCTTCCTGGAATGGTTCAAGCGAGCAGTTGAGCACAAAAGGAACCAAGCAACCAAACATAAAGTAAAAGGTGCTTGCTTTGCTCGTAAGATTTAAATCACTTGGTTCTTCTCCTGTATCCGGGTCTCTCTAAGATGAcatgaatgaagcacattagcttgacatgtatgcaaaaagACCATACAACAAGTCTAAGCATTACCTGCTCATGGCTCATGTTGGAAAAAGATCTCGACCTTGGGGCATCTACAGGACTTGTGCATCACTAGATCAAAACTGGAAACTGAGATGCACCGGCAGATACTATCAATGAGTAGGAACAGGAACAGATGCGTGTGACAGGGACATCCCACTTGGTTGCTCATCTACCTTTGAATCAACACTGGGAATCTAATGTGGATAACTACAAACATAACAGGGTGTTAGGATAGGATAACCCCAACCTCAAGCAATGGACTTCCTTGGGTCAGGCAAGTTATttccccaaaccaaacaccagcGGCAAAGGTAAAGGATGCATGCCATTTGGGGGACTAGGATGGGGGCTCTCATAATTAATCCCAAAAATAAATGCAGAGGACATAAACAAATTAATCCTAACAAGGAATGGGCTGCAATCACTGATGTTGGAACAGCATGAACGATGCATTAACCATACCCTGGCCGGCGTCGGAATCAGCATGGAAGTCCTGCGCCTTGGGCCGGATGTTGAACCACTTCCTCACGAGGGACTTGGACCACGAAAGCTACATACACAcatggaaaaagaagaagaggaaaaagatgAGCAGCGGATCACGAAATGGAAAGAACACCTACAACCTGAGGAAAAATACAGCTCAAATGAGCAGCAACAAGACGGAAAGCGATCTATCCGATCGAGAAAAACTGAAAACTCATTGAACTACCTTGCTCTTCTTGGCGCTCTCCTCTGTCATTGTCTCATAGCTCCTGCCTCCTGCTCTGCAGGCCGCGGACAGCAAGAGGGATCTgtcaccccgccgccgcagcagcaagcCGTGATCCTAGCGTCCGGAAACCTCAAATCCAGGATCCAATCCTCACCAACGGCGGGGCTTCCGCCCGGGATCCTCGAATCTCTGACCAAATTAGCCACGGACAAGGCCCaaccagccggccggccgccacaAGCCGCGCCAAGATTGGAGTTTTCCGGCGGCGGAATCACCAACCTTGCAACCAGTCACCAGCGGGAGCACAAAGAACAACCCGAGAGAATCTCCCCCGCCGGCAAtgcagctgccgccgccctccccgccaCCTTAGCCGCTAGGACGCAGGAGATGGGATTCGTCAGTACCAAAGGCCGCCTACTACTTGTAGCCTTGTAGGAGGAGTACTTTGATGGTAGCAGATACAAGGGGAGCTGGGAGCTAGGACATGGGGTGGGGTggcagaggagggagggaggacgaCAAGGGGAGAGAACGGAATGCTTGTGCGCAGGTGAGAAaaaaggaggtggtggaggagagagaaagcaaGGCGAGGCTTCTTGTTTGTGTGTGCTCTCTCTCCTTTTGCTgctcttttctctctctacTCTGTTGCTCTCTCTCTGTCCCCAACAGCTCGCGCTGGCTGCTTTGCTTTGGGCTTCTCTCCCCTCTAGCTTTTCTCGACCTTGTCGCCAAAAtccagggaggaggggaggaaaagggaggaagaagaggcaaGGCAAAGCTGcggggggtggtggtggtggtggtgaagcAGAAGGAACAGGGAGCATAAATGGCAGTGGACTCGAGTGGTGTGGACAAAGCAGTTTGATGGTCGCCCCGAGGGCAATATGGGAAcggaataaaaaaaaacagctgGCCAGTTTTTAGGATTTCTTTGTATGCCATTTGcgggggaaaagaaaaggaatattGCGAATATATGCCATTGGCAACCTTCGTGTTGCCATTTCTATGACAAGTATGTTCCTATCAAGGTTCCTCTCAAGCTCCATAAGTGGGGAGAATTTTAAACACCACTCCGTGAAATTAGACCTAcgtatgtactccctccgttttaaattgtagttcgttttggcttttctaggtgtatatctagatacataataatatctacgaacataaaaaagtcaaaacaacctacaatttggaacagaggaagtAGGTGGTGGTATGTAAAAACACGTTACTGCTAGCATTGAAAAATCATGGGTGTTACATGTTCTCACATCACTAGACATGTAACGGGTTCATGATTGATTGTGTCTGTTGGAGCTAGAGCGTTTCTGAACAATACATGGATACATATTTCATATTACCCTTCATTTGTAAATCAAATCCCCTACTTTTACGTTACTAAATTAGAAGCATATCTTCTTTCAAGCTACTTTGAGCTATACCTGCAAATTCGGGATAAAATCCAATTACCCACAAGTGCACCAACCAACTACGCCACCATGCTTTAGGCCTACAGATTCATATAGAGTATGAACATATATGAAAAGGAATAATTGGATTCCTAAGGGAACAAGGAAAAACAGATATTAGTTTCACAAAAAAGCAACTAGAGTACCGAACAATCCAAGAGAACCTGTTCAAAGCCTTTTCAGAACCTGTTCAAAGCAACTAGATTGCTTTTCGTTTTTTACAACAACACTGTAACTTTGTATATTTTTATCTTTCAAGACCTTCAtcctctttttaatataataggcagctctcctgctggttcttcaaaaaaaaagaacctgTTCCTAGAATAACTTTATTTAAAaaactataaaaaaaattatatccaATTTTACTAGATTGTCGGAACAAAGGCTTTTGTCGGTACTTAAACTGCCAACAGCGCCTGTCAACATTGGTAGGTGagtatttttaaatattttgtTGTTACCAACGAAATATCAATATTTTACAATTAGACATTAAAATAATATTGTTCTAATAGAATCTCAAATAAACACAAACTCTTTTTTCCTAATAGCCATTCCAATGGCCCCACGCATGCGGTTCTTGCcgccttccaagttccaaccaaTGAAGAACACCAACAATGAGAGAGCAAAACCATCAATAACCAGTGGCCTATGTGGCTAGTTGCTACGGTATAGCCCACAGGAACCCCCAAACCAGCAAAGACATCGCCTAATGCCTACCCctaccaccagtccaccaccagcTACTCACAAAATTACTGTTACAAGTGGCAATGAAGCACACTGTTACTGCTACCCCCGAAAAAAGAAAGTGGCAATGAAGCACACCGATGGACCCCGGGTGTGGGGCCCGTGGGCCCACGCGCGGCTGCCCTCGGTGATGGGTCTCGGCACAGTGACTGTGCGCAACCCCTGGCCCACTCCCTGACAACCATCAGCCGGtcgtgtgctgctgctgctgctgctggacggATACGGTCTCGCGCAGCGCAACAGTGCCGTCACTCACTCCTGCTACCGCGACGCGGCCTACGCGCTGCGCCGCGTGTAGGGCccactgacatgtgggaccaTGAAGTGCTGGTCCCGTAGGTCAGCGTGCTCGTTGGCCGCCGACGGGGTCCGCGTTGGTCTGGGGAAGGGAGCTTGCCCTGCTCGTTGGTGATATTTGTTGCTGCGCGTCTGCGTCTAAGCACATTGGATAATCGGCATCCTGATCCCCTTCCTGTGGcgcgaaagaaaaaaaaaacagtggaAGGACGACGACATGGCTTGCTGGTGCCGGCTGCCATGGATGATCCTGTCAAACTCgatcaaggtcagtgaacaggGAGGGGGCAGTGCCTGACGGTACCGTTCGTTGTTCTGTTGCTCTCATAGTCTCATCTCATCTCAGGCGACTCGTTCATCTCGACTAGGTGCCTTGGATGGTTGGTTCTTGGTTGGTTGGGCTCAAGTGAGGCTACGCGTCTCATGCATGTCGAGCAAAGCGGTCGAGAGCATGCATTGACCAATGCAACGTCAGGTCGCTCGGTAGTAGAGCAATAATTGGAGCACATCtctgcatgtgtgtgtgtgtgggtgtgtgtgtgtgcaccTTTTTCTTGCATTGGTTTTATTTTTTATGGGTGTTTTGGTGTTGCATATGCATACGGAGCAATGAATTAATTGGTCGCTATGTACCGACCGTGTGGAGATATGATAACATGATTGGGACAATGCGTGGGACGTGCACGTGTATAGTGACACGGTGTACGTGTACGTACGTAGCTGTAACGCCAGGAGGTGCAACGGCACGCACAGTATGTGTGGGCCCTCTAGCAGCTAGCAGTGTATCAATAATCTTATTGAGAAACAAGTTGCATGGATGCATCCGAGAGTTTGCTTCGTGCACATACGTACGTACGGGCGTACGTACGTACGTCGTTGCttgttgcctttttttttctttcgagtTTGGCCATCGGTCGATCCATGCCTGCCCGTATATAGCCTTTCCACATGTACGTTTGTCTCCTCGCACAGTCCCAAACGAAAAAGACAGCGACGGTGCACATATGTGTACGGAGgggcgcgcacacacacacacaatggCACAAGCTTTGCGATGCTTTTTGCATACGATGATCGTGTCGCCGTAACGCGTATTCAGCAGCGGCGTACGTCGTACAGCAAGCTCTCGATGATGATACGATCGTCGTGCCCGTCGCTGTCGATGTCGAGATCTCCGGTACATAGCCATCGAGATCGATTACGGTCCCGGTCCCTCTCCATCCGGTCCCCTACTatgcatctctctctctctctctctctctctctctctctctctctctctctctctctctctctctctctctctctctctctctctctcattgcagtgcagtgcagtgcagtgcgTGCAGGTCGATCGAGTTCATTTCCGGTCGGCGCACAGGCGTGTTCATACACTCGGACAGTCGCTAGCCATATATGATTCGGCGCCGGCGATCACAGAGCTCAATCGTGACGCTGCATGATTCTCCTCTCCTGCCTTTTAATTTCTAGATACGTATATTCAACGGACAGGGAACACGTATGAGCCATCGATGGCGCACACGGAACCGCCACTGACATGGCGGGACCTCCTCCCGCAGCCACCGTGGCCTCTCGGCTGGATCCTACACGAATCCATCGGTTGACTTTTTCGAGCAAAAAGCTGGCGTATGATTTAGTGTATATAATCAACTTGACAAGAAAAAAGGGCCGTTGTCCATCGTCGGATTAAAAATCGATGGACACGACGACTAATAGCTTGTCTCTGCATGCTGCGTGCATGCCGCTGCACACGGTAAAGGATCCCATATCATGCATCATCTGAGGAGCGTTGGATCTGTTGTGCTATGATCTGACCGGACATGGCATGCATGCTCTCCAACGAGACAGCAGCTAGCGTAGATGCATCCTCATCCAGCATATGCGACCGAAATTTGGGTTGGTTGGTAGAAAGTTGtcttgctctctctctctttttgttTGATTTCGTTCCCTTTTTGTTTATGTGAGGAATGAAGTAGGACTGTATAACGTGTTGTGCCGTCCCCCAGCTTTAAG from Setaria italica strain Yugu1 chromosome II, Setaria_italica_v2.0, whole genome shotgun sequence encodes the following:
- the LOC101781810 gene encoding type I inositol polyphosphate 5-phosphatase 4; protein product: MTEESAKKSKLSWSKSLVRKWFNIRPKAQDFHADSDAGQGRDGGGGSWRPRCSASEASASTAKKSRTDRSSSKRSAERARRGKNNFDVARLTEVQDYRIFAATWNVGGKSPPRGLNLDEWLHTSPPADIYVLGFQEIVPLNAGNVLGTEDNLPAKKWVSLIRRTLNKNPGASGCGGYHTPSPVLDPVVELDADFEGSARRQENFPFFHRRSFHNLSRSLRMDGDYMFPQPRLDRRFSVCDPVNLGGRPSDFDGNLRCPGSPDEEIIDMEVSDAAQFSPFPHSYTASAPSEQNDEQSNSSRYCLVASKQMVGIFLTVWVRNEIRDDVRNLKVSCVGRGLMGYLGNKGSISISMSLHQTSFCFICCHLTSGEKEGDELRRNSDVLEILRKTRFPRVRGSGDVKSPETILEHDRIIWLGDLNYRIALSYCSAKALVEMHNWKQLLEKDQLRMQQRYGRVFQGWKEGRIYFPPTYKYSFNSDRYAGEGMHPKEKRRTPAWCDRILWYGNGLNQLSYVRGESRFSDHRPVYSIFLAEVDIVHQRRRNMGYFSSRIEVEELLPHSQSYREIKFY